A DNA window from Nitrospira sp. contains the following coding sequences:
- a CDS encoding hypothetical protein (Evidence 4 : Unknown function but conserved in other organisms; MaGe:77308429), protein MSEQGKQAAKVAAMIAGGAVIGAGLGLLFAPKSGAETRRDLGRYAKKAQVQATRWSRNVQTGVQDVMNRGRQLVQRRETRPVVEAA, encoded by the coding sequence ATGTCGGAACAGGGAAAGCAAGCAGCCAAGGTGGCCGCGATGATTGCCGGTGGAGCCGTGATCGGAGCCGGATTGGGATTGTTGTTCGCGCCGAAATCGGGAGCGGAGACGCGCCGCGACCTTGGCCGGTATGCCAAGAAGGCGCAGGTGCAGGCGACGCGCTGGAGCCGTAATGTCCAGACCGGCGTGCAGGATGTCATGAATCGCGGCCGCCAGTTAGTGCAGCGCCGCGAGACCAGGCCGGTCGTTGAAGCGGCCTAA
- a CDS encoding Phosphatidylglycerol--prolipoprotein diacylglyceryl transferase (MaGe:77308430), with the protein MGSFAALPYPHIDPVFLDLGPLQFRWYGLMYLIGLTAAYFLIRRRVREQQIPLTPDQIYDMVVFAAFGVFIGGRIGYTLFYNFSYYAQNPLKILAVWEGGMSFHGGLIGTIIALVWFSKRQGLPVYTIADLAAGVTPIGLGCGRLGNFINGELFGRATDVEWCMVFPAGGPACRHPSQLYEAGLEGVLLFTILWLLARTSPPPGSLCWTFIAGYGVSRMIVELVREPDQHIGFVLGPITMGQMLSAPMVMLGLFMLVWGYHKRSLERSRSMPHPQ; encoded by the coding sequence ATGGGTTCGTTTGCCGCGCTCCCCTATCCGCATATCGATCCGGTGTTTCTCGATCTCGGTCCGCTCCAGTTCCGCTGGTATGGCTTGATGTATCTGATCGGACTCACCGCCGCTTACTTCCTGATTCGCCGCAGAGTCCGCGAACAGCAGATTCCGCTCACTCCGGATCAGATCTACGACATGGTCGTCTTTGCGGCCTTCGGCGTGTTTATTGGCGGCCGCATTGGCTACACCTTGTTTTATAACTTTTCCTACTATGCCCAGAATCCCTTGAAGATCTTGGCGGTGTGGGAAGGCGGCATGTCGTTCCATGGCGGCCTCATCGGCACAATCATCGCCCTGGTCTGGTTCAGCAAACGGCAAGGACTGCCGGTGTACACCATTGCGGACTTGGCTGCCGGGGTCACTCCTATCGGACTGGGATGCGGCCGGCTCGGCAACTTTATCAATGGAGAGCTGTTCGGACGCGCCACCGATGTGGAATGGTGCATGGTCTTCCCGGCGGGAGGACCGGCTTGCCGCCATCCTTCGCAGCTCTATGAAGCTGGACTGGAAGGCGTTCTCTTGTTCACGATTCTCTGGTTGCTCGCGCGCACGTCACCGCCACCAGGGTCGCTGTGCTGGACATTCATCGCCGGCTACGGCGTCAGCCGCATGATCGTGGAATTAGTGCGGGAACCCGATCAGCATATCGGCTTTGTGCTAGGGCCGATCACCATGGGCCAAATGCTATCGGCCCCCATGGTCATGCTGGGCCTGTTCATGCTGGTGTGGGGCTATCACAAACGGTCGCTGGAACGCTCGCGGTCCATGCCGCATCCTCAATAG
- a CDS encoding Metallopeptidase family protein (MaGe:77308431), producing MAGSHYRMSVESFSEVVQQAMAALPAEYARLLDTVAVVVEDEPPASVRRDLAMEEGEELLGLYQGLPLSEESFFRAEGQAPAQISLYRGPILRQCDSEAEMVQEIADTLVHELGHHVGLSDDEMPY from the coding sequence ATGGCCGGGTCTCATTACCGCATGTCGGTGGAGTCTTTCTCCGAGGTCGTTCAGCAGGCGATGGCCGCATTGCCCGCTGAGTATGCCCGGTTGCTCGATACCGTGGCCGTGGTCGTAGAAGATGAGCCGCCTGCGTCGGTGCGGCGGGATTTAGCGATGGAGGAAGGGGAGGAGTTGCTCGGCCTGTACCAAGGTCTCCCGCTGAGCGAAGAGTCGTTCTTTCGCGCGGAAGGCCAGGCACCGGCGCAGATCTCGCTCTATCGCGGGCCGATTCTCCGGCAATGCGACAGCGAAGCGGAGATGGTGCAAGAAATCGCCGACACCTTAGTGCATGAGCTGGGGCACCACGTCGGGTTGAGTGACGACGAGATGCCCTATTGA
- a CDS encoding hypothetical protein (Evidence 5 : Unknown function; MaGe:77308432), with product MTESRMIRLLLQFIADGTTQEQELRGYRRYA from the coding sequence GTGACAGAGAGCCGCATGATCCGCCTCCTCTTACAGTTCATAGCCGACGGCACAACGCAGGAACAAGAGTTGCGCGGATATCGCCGATACGCCTAA
- a CDS encoding putative DNA helicase (Evidence 3 : Putative function from multiple computational evidences; Product type e : enzyme; MaGe:77308433), translating to MEPIPDRQARHLAETTFDRNVVVVAGAGTGKTTLLVNRLVHLLMKEPHPVTVTQIVALTFTNKAATEMKIRLRERLTVLAHPEADAARAADGGAVSLADLRQRYGLSTDEIAARAAGALRDLEKGQIGTLHSFAAHVLRLYPLEGGVDPAFQEDDGLRFEEHFGMAWEIWIDRELGRLGSHHHQWRKALSLATVDEMRALARALCSELVDVGAVRAQIDDATLSPTLVEWVRQSYERGQRLLDAHDRPKRRKIEQMLAAAVNMMKAIVDQGVAGIQALSVADRDVLKKDLGNPVAGWDNDEFESARSIIHTAQEYQSVNSDFFKHTLTLLEPLISDVRLSFRLKGWVSFDGLLARARTLLRDHRAIRERIKQDYRAVLVDEFQDTDPVQYELMLAISERAGSQASTWQKMALEPGKLFIVGDPKQSIYAFRRADIEAFDRVVQKIEEDGGVVQTLTTNFRSDAAVLGPVNDVFDRLFERQPLVQPANVRLEVQPQRRPSSFDAGVRVQVTLPASDERAFDAAGATRAEGETLARWLAEDVLSRPQVKPGHVALLFRKLTQADTYVDALRRYGLSYVIEGEKHFYRRQEVIDLMNVIRLLDHPHDHVALAGVLRSPLGGLSDRALYELRQINGFEYLRLESLSGWEHPEASAIRRLYGHLAWLHRQVGALPLADVLDLIFDRLPILEIAAASVHGEQAVANLLKVKQTAASLSDRPHLTLSGFVELMVARLDEQPDEAESPLSEESSNAIQVLTIHKAKGLEFPIVVLPGLHQGSGRDRGAPLVTFDWSSGSYGLSLGGVHNFGAVLVQEKQKLREEAERRRVLYVGMTRAKDLLVLSGGMMGRAAGETVLGMLQEIGEGVVGAAETEALTIGSSTIPHRTTMAPSHRRSRPPAEVGATVGALDSDTVAELWRARNDRWEAARRTPRYLIPSTLGQDKRPRPVRASGGGADREVGKLVGIVAHRLLEQWDFRTPSHELLDRIESMTQQVLTTEQAGLMPAIAESLREVFESFAGSELYRQLASATMLGREVPFAMPWGEGQIAHGVMDVIYRLDGRIWIGDYKTDLVTEKDVPERAERYRDQMALYKAAAKNSLGVSAISAQLLFLRCAVGYEL from the coding sequence GTGGAACCGATTCCTGATCGCCAAGCCCGTCATTTGGCTGAGACGACGTTCGACCGGAATGTGGTCGTCGTGGCCGGCGCCGGCACCGGCAAGACGACCTTGCTCGTCAATCGACTGGTGCATCTCCTGATGAAGGAGCCCCATCCGGTGACGGTGACTCAGATCGTCGCGTTGACCTTTACGAATAAAGCGGCGACGGAGATGAAGATCCGGCTGCGGGAACGGTTGACGGTCTTGGCCCATCCTGAGGCCGATGCGGCGCGGGCTGCGGATGGCGGGGCGGTCTCGCTGGCGGATCTGCGCCAGCGCTACGGGCTTTCGACGGATGAGATCGCGGCCAGGGCGGCAGGTGCCCTCCGGGATCTTGAAAAGGGACAGATTGGCACGCTGCATAGTTTCGCGGCCCATGTCTTGAGGCTCTATCCGCTTGAGGGTGGCGTAGACCCGGCCTTTCAGGAAGATGACGGACTCAGATTCGAAGAGCATTTTGGAATGGCCTGGGAGATCTGGATTGACCGGGAGTTGGGCCGGCTGGGCTCTCATCATCATCAGTGGCGGAAGGCCTTGAGCCTCGCCACGGTGGACGAGATGCGCGCCTTGGCGCGCGCGCTGTGCAGCGAGTTGGTCGATGTGGGGGCCGTGCGGGCGCAGATCGATGACGCGACGCTGAGTCCTACGCTCGTTGAGTGGGTGCGGCAATCGTATGAACGCGGGCAACGGCTTCTTGATGCGCATGACCGGCCGAAGCGGCGGAAGATCGAACAGATGCTGGCGGCCGCCGTAAACATGATGAAAGCCATCGTCGATCAGGGAGTGGCCGGTATCCAGGCTCTATCCGTTGCCGACCGCGATGTGCTCAAGAAAGATCTGGGCAATCCCGTTGCCGGATGGGACAACGATGAATTTGAATCGGCTCGTTCAATTATTCATACAGCGCAGGAATATCAATCGGTTAATAGTGACTTCTTCAAGCATACATTGACTCTTCTTGAGCCGCTGATCTCTGACGTTCGCCTCTCGTTCAGATTGAAGGGATGGGTGTCGTTCGATGGGTTACTCGCTCGGGCGCGCACGCTGTTACGGGACCATCGAGCCATCCGTGAGCGGATTAAGCAGGACTATCGCGCGGTGTTGGTGGATGAGTTTCAAGACACCGATCCTGTTCAGTACGAGCTTATGCTTGCGATTTCCGAACGCGCCGGTTCTCAGGCCTCAACCTGGCAGAAGATGGCCTTGGAACCGGGGAAACTCTTCATCGTCGGTGACCCCAAACAATCGATCTATGCGTTCCGGCGAGCCGATATTGAGGCGTTCGATCGCGTTGTGCAGAAAATTGAAGAGGATGGAGGAGTCGTTCAGACGCTGACCACTAATTTTCGGAGCGACGCGGCGGTATTAGGCCCAGTGAACGATGTGTTCGACCGTTTGTTTGAACGGCAGCCGCTGGTCCAGCCGGCCAATGTCAGGCTGGAAGTGCAGCCGCAGCGGCGTCCCTCAAGTTTCGATGCTGGGGTGCGCGTGCAGGTGACGCTGCCGGCGTCTGACGAGCGGGCCTTCGACGCCGCCGGCGCAACGCGAGCAGAAGGGGAAACCTTGGCGCGATGGCTCGCGGAGGACGTCTTGAGCCGTCCGCAGGTCAAGCCGGGGCATGTTGCCTTGCTCTTTCGGAAGCTGACGCAAGCCGACACCTATGTGGATGCCTTGCGCCGGTATGGGCTTTCCTATGTCATCGAAGGCGAGAAGCATTTTTACCGGCGACAGGAAGTGATCGACCTGATGAATGTGATCCGTCTGTTGGATCACCCGCACGACCATGTGGCGCTGGCGGGCGTGCTGCGAAGCCCGTTGGGCGGGTTGTCGGATCGCGCGCTTTACGAGCTGCGCCAGATCAACGGGTTCGAGTATCTGCGACTCGAGTCGCTATCAGGATGGGAGCATCCCGAGGCGTCGGCCATACGACGCCTATATGGGCATCTCGCTTGGTTGCATCGGCAGGTCGGGGCGTTGCCGTTGGCGGATGTGCTGGACCTCATATTCGACCGGCTGCCCATTCTTGAGATTGCCGCGGCTTCGGTGCATGGGGAGCAGGCCGTCGCAAACTTGCTGAAGGTCAAACAGACGGCGGCGTCATTGTCCGATCGCCCGCATCTGACATTGAGCGGGTTTGTGGAGCTGATGGTTGCCCGTCTTGATGAACAGCCGGACGAGGCCGAGAGTCCCTTGTCCGAGGAATCGTCCAATGCCATTCAGGTGTTGACGATTCATAAAGCCAAAGGGCTGGAGTTTCCCATTGTCGTTTTGCCAGGCCTGCATCAGGGGAGCGGAAGGGATCGAGGGGCGCCCCTCGTGACATTCGATTGGTCGAGCGGGTCATACGGCCTCTCGCTGGGCGGCGTGCATAATTTCGGTGCCGTGCTGGTGCAGGAGAAACAGAAGCTCAGGGAAGAGGCCGAGCGGCGGCGCGTGCTCTATGTCGGCATGACCAGAGCGAAGGATCTGCTCGTATTGTCCGGAGGGATGATGGGTCGCGCCGCCGGGGAAACCGTTTTGGGGATGCTGCAAGAGATTGGTGAGGGTGTGGTGGGGGCTGCTGAAACCGAAGCGCTCACAATCGGCTCCTCTACGATACCCCATCGGACGACGATGGCGCCGTCTCACCGTCGTTCGCGTCCGCCTGCTGAGGTGGGAGCGACTGTCGGCGCGCTCGATTCCGATACCGTCGCCGAATTGTGGCGCGCGCGGAATGATCGTTGGGAGGCGGCTCGCCGGACGCCTCGCTATCTGATTCCCAGCACGCTCGGACAAGACAAGCGGCCTCGCCCGGTCCGCGCTTCCGGGGGTGGAGCGGATCGAGAGGTCGGAAAGCTTGTCGGAATCGTAGCCCATCGTCTTCTTGAGCAATGGGATTTCCGCACGCCTTCTCATGAATTGCTCGATCGAATCGAGTCTATGACGCAGCAGGTATTGACCACGGAACAAGCCGGGCTGATGCCGGCCATTGCCGAGTCGTTACGCGAAGTTTTCGAAAGCTTTGCTGGGTCTGAGTTGTATCGGCAGCTGGCCTCGGCCACGATGTTGGGTCGTGAAGTGCCGTTCGCCATGCCGTGGGGCGAGGGGCAGATTGCGCATGGCGTGATGGATGTCATCTACCGCCTTGACGGCCGAATCTGGATTGGGGACTATAAGACTGACCTGGTGACTGAGAAGGATGTGCCTGAGCGGGCGGAGCGGTATCGAGATCAGATGGCACTCTATAAGGCTGCCGCCAAAAACAGCTTAGGCGTATCGGCGATATCCGCGCAACTCTTGTTCCTGCGTTGTGCCGTCGGCTATGAACTGTAA
- a CDS encoding ATP-dependent nuclease, subunit B (MaGe:77308434), whose amino-acid sequence MLRVIAGRFHPSLEAALVEQVRFAKAQDPFAPLAILVPSTPLLARVREVLAGELRATLNIHFMTFHQLVLRLADERRSRLAQSPLHVVGDLFFEQLIRQLVQVRLSGLAPLQQLGQSSGLWGALWSTIRDLKDAGVDPAVALRGLEEGCFDQEDRAWLEALFSLHAAVESAGKALGIGTPDDLAESLIPEADHSPFLGSLRQAFYYGFYDLTQVQLSLFEAVSAAIPATLFFPIEQGTAWGFARRFFDRYIQPRAASQDTIVRLPDPGEPAAEARVVVSVRSVIGTEEELASACRTILDLVETNGYRFEDIGVVARTLDPYRTLLSSVFDRYRIPFSSTAGRPLMQEPLCKVLLQLLTLPLNDFYRTAMLDVVTSPLFASDLLAQDAAGYRPEQWKMVVPNLQITRGVEEWKRLAQASTMTLESADGEEQGAAVDGVDIAADVVTLLWRVIAQLLDDCLALPQRGTAGQLIAASRRLARLHLLYPDDGEAADPDPFQVRLMAVWSAIDGVWATLETLELLGEEMSWADFVDLLTSTFERTMIPLEPVAHRGVSVVDAMAARGLSFKAVIVLGLNEKLFPRYIREDAFLRDWHRRVLDATLGFKIDEKLGGYEEEALLFELLVQGAARRLYLSYQRADESGRALAASPFLNEAIERFGLDGRMTEAVPRRLTDRIAQRPALQRLLPPTELAQWMAMRGQDPSALLQAAGRESEGFQHAMGALAEIERDAPLLNAYDGLTGPLDAYWSRLRERGLAPTPLERYARCPFQYFAADVLRLESVRWTVSQEPDAALLGALCHGALKRCYEQLLPTGWPAEPVTDDTMEWCIRSAVDLAAQDCEARHRTGHYLLWELAKEQVVTLITAAVDTDADAYAEAPFMPVAFELDAEGAITEVLPNPSASVKILGRVDRVDRHRDTGAIRIIDYKFKTGGSMKSEDRNLLQSAIRGYRLQPPLYARLLMPGMPPPGDVQFMFLAPQWESSIARSTFEAAALSGELGRQIQQTLRLLITGLQAGRFFILPDTYCEQCEFRVVCRREHQPSWWRSYRSDDVKAQKSLRLQRVSEESRGTDS is encoded by the coding sequence ATGCTCCGCGTCATTGCCGGCCGTTTTCATCCGTCTCTTGAAGCTGCGCTTGTCGAGCAGGTCAGGTTCGCCAAGGCGCAGGATCCGTTCGCTCCGCTCGCCATTCTAGTGCCGTCGACGCCGCTTCTTGCCCGTGTGCGCGAGGTGTTGGCCGGTGAGTTACGCGCCACCCTCAATATCCACTTCATGACCTTCCATCAATTGGTGCTCCGCCTGGCGGATGAGCGGCGGAGCCGTCTCGCGCAATCTCCGTTGCACGTCGTCGGCGATCTGTTTTTTGAACAGTTGATTCGGCAGCTGGTGCAAGTCCGGCTCTCCGGCTTAGCGCCGCTGCAACAGCTCGGGCAGTCGTCTGGCCTGTGGGGCGCGCTCTGGTCGACGATTCGAGACTTGAAAGATGCCGGCGTCGATCCCGCCGTCGCCTTGCGCGGACTTGAAGAGGGCTGCTTCGACCAGGAGGATCGCGCCTGGTTGGAGGCATTATTCTCATTGCATGCCGCCGTTGAGAGCGCGGGAAAGGCCTTGGGCATCGGCACGCCCGACGATTTGGCCGAGTCGCTGATTCCGGAAGCCGATCATTCGCCGTTCTTGGGTTCCTTGCGGCAGGCATTCTATTACGGGTTCTACGATCTGACGCAAGTGCAACTGTCCTTATTCGAGGCTGTCAGCGCGGCTATTCCCGCGACGCTGTTCTTTCCCATCGAACAGGGAACAGCCTGGGGTTTTGCCCGGCGATTTTTCGACCGGTACATTCAACCGCGCGCGGCCAGCCAGGACACAATCGTACGGTTGCCTGATCCCGGCGAACCGGCGGCCGAGGCGCGCGTCGTTGTATCGGTGCGCAGCGTCATCGGAACGGAGGAAGAGCTCGCCTCGGCCTGCCGGACGATTCTCGACCTTGTCGAGACTAACGGGTATCGGTTTGAGGATATTGGGGTGGTTGCCCGCACGCTGGATCCCTATCGGACCCTTCTGTCGAGTGTGTTCGATCGCTATCGCATTCCATTTTCGTCGACGGCCGGCCGGCCGCTGATGCAGGAACCGCTGTGCAAAGTTTTGCTGCAACTGCTGACCTTGCCGCTCAACGATTTCTATCGCACGGCCATGCTGGATGTCGTGACCTCTCCGCTCTTTGCCTCGGATCTGCTCGCGCAGGATGCCGCTGGGTATCGGCCGGAACAATGGAAAATGGTCGTGCCGAACTTGCAGATTACCCGCGGCGTCGAAGAGTGGAAGCGGTTGGCGCAGGCCTCGACGATGACGCTGGAGTCCGCGGACGGCGAAGAACAAGGGGCGGCGGTCGATGGAGTGGACATTGCCGCCGATGTCGTGACGCTGCTGTGGCGGGTGATCGCCCAATTGCTGGACGATTGTTTAGCCTTGCCTCAACGAGGGACCGCCGGTCAATTGATCGCTGCCTCTCGCCGCTTGGCGCGCCTTCATCTGTTGTATCCAGATGACGGTGAAGCGGCCGATCCGGATCCATTCCAGGTCCGGTTGATGGCGGTTTGGAGTGCCATCGATGGCGTGTGGGCGACGCTGGAGACGTTGGAGTTGCTCGGGGAAGAGATGTCTTGGGCCGACTTTGTCGATCTCCTGACCAGCACGTTTGAACGGACCATGATTCCGCTGGAGCCGGTGGCGCATCGCGGCGTGAGCGTCGTCGATGCCATGGCTGCGCGCGGCCTGTCTTTTAAGGCAGTGATTGTTCTGGGGCTGAATGAAAAACTGTTTCCACGGTATATCCGTGAAGATGCGTTTCTCCGCGACTGGCATCGGCGGGTGCTCGATGCGACGCTGGGATTCAAGATCGATGAAAAGCTGGGCGGCTACGAGGAAGAAGCCTTGCTGTTTGAATTGCTCGTCCAGGGCGCGGCCCGCCGGCTCTATCTGTCGTATCAGCGGGCCGACGAGTCCGGTCGCGCACTGGCGGCCTCTCCTTTTCTCAACGAGGCCATCGAGCGGTTCGGCCTCGATGGGCGGATGACTGAGGCGGTGCCGCGGCGGTTGACGGATCGCATCGCACAGCGTCCCGCGTTGCAGCGCTTGCTGCCGCCGACCGAACTCGCTCAATGGATGGCGATGCGCGGACAGGACCCATCGGCGTTGCTGCAGGCGGCCGGCCGCGAGAGCGAAGGGTTTCAGCATGCCATGGGCGCGCTGGCAGAGATCGAGCGCGATGCGCCGCTGTTGAATGCCTACGACGGATTGACCGGCCCGCTCGATGCCTATTGGTCCCGCCTGCGCGAGCGCGGATTGGCTCCGACGCCGCTGGAACGCTATGCCCGGTGCCCGTTTCAGTATTTTGCTGCCGATGTCTTGCGACTGGAGTCGGTGCGATGGACGGTCTCGCAGGAACCGGATGCGGCATTACTGGGCGCGCTGTGCCATGGGGCCTTGAAGCGTTGTTACGAGCAGCTTCTGCCGACCGGATGGCCGGCCGAGCCGGTGACAGACGACACGATGGAGTGGTGTATTCGCTCGGCCGTGGATTTGGCGGCGCAGGATTGCGAGGCGCGTCATCGCACCGGCCATTACCTATTGTGGGAGTTGGCGAAGGAACAGGTCGTCACGCTGATCACCGCCGCGGTCGATACGGATGCGGACGCCTATGCCGAGGCGCCGTTTATGCCGGTTGCCTTCGAGCTGGATGCCGAGGGTGCGATAACTGAAGTCCTGCCCAATCCGTCTGCATCGGTAAAAATTTTGGGACGTGTCGATCGGGTCGACAGGCATCGAGATACCGGCGCGATTCGCATCATCGACTATAAGTTCAAGACCGGCGGATCGATGAAATCGGAGGATCGCAATTTGCTGCAATCCGCCATCCGAGGGTATCGCCTTCAGCCCCCGCTATATGCCCGCCTGCTCATGCCTGGCATGCCTCCGCCCGGCGATGTGCAATTCATGTTTCTGGCGCCGCAGTGGGAGTCGTCCATTGCGCGATCGACCTTCGAGGCCGCCGCGCTGTCTGGTGAGCTGGGGCGGCAGATTCAGCAGACGCTGCGGCTGCTCATCACCGGCCTTCAGGCCGGCCGGTTTTTTATTCTGCCCGATACCTATTGTGAACAGTGTGAATTCCGTGTCGTCTGCCGTCGGGAACACCAACCGTCCTGGTGGCGGTCCTATCGATCGGACGATGTGAAAGCGCAAAAAAGTCTTCGTCTGCAACGTGTGTCGGAGGAGTCGCGTGGAACCGATTCCTGA
- a CDS encoding hypothetical protein (Evidence 4 : Unknown function but conserved in other organisms; MaGe:77308435) — MVDDDDFELPDLPIYDKGPPPDCPICGDPMKFIDGDWACIDCNGELLGPETG; from the coding sequence ATGGTTGACGACGACGATTTCGAATTGCCGGATCTGCCGATTTACGACAAGGGGCCGCCGCCGGATTGTCCGATCTGCGGCGATCCGATGAAGTTTATTGACGGCGACTGGGCCTGCATCGACTGCAACGGAGAGTTGCTGGGTCCCGAGACAGGCTAG
- a CDS encoding Thioredoxin (MaGe:77308436): MPSIMLLVSPSCGACPSAKSLWKQLRVKYSFSYREVDITTPDGQELANRHSVRAVPATIIDGRLTFVGVPSRESAEKALLLKMKPRE; the protein is encoded by the coding sequence ATGCCGAGTATCATGTTGTTGGTGTCGCCAAGCTGCGGAGCCTGCCCGTCAGCCAAGAGCCTGTGGAAGCAGCTGCGGGTGAAATACAGTTTCTCCTATCGCGAAGTCGATATCACGACGCCGGACGGTCAGGAATTGGCCAACCGCCATTCAGTGCGGGCCGTGCCCGCGACGATTATCGACGGACGGCTGACGTTCGTCGGTGTTCCGAGCAGAGAAAGCGCCGAAAAGGCGTTGTTACTGAAAATGAAGCCGCGCGAATAA
- a CDS encoding Helicase ATP-binding domain-containing protein (MaGe:77308437), with amino-acid sequence MKTLPPWTAPLRDWQRRALIAVQSHQTADFLAMATPAAGKTRFALRVAHEFFAKGAARRILVVCPTNHLRTQWSEAAGKIGLQLDPTLTNDQASEASDYHGAVVTYQQVSLAPAIFQRACTSKPTLLILDELHHAGDGKHWGKALRQAFDPALFRLILSGTPFRSDNNPIPFIRYEQGESRADFAYGYTEAIRDSVCRPIVFPSYEGELTWLSDGREHTATFEDGLKFDLQRERLKTALLQESWLGPVITDAHKQLVRLRKEEQADAGGLIVAMDQDHARWVSELIGKITGTKAVVAVSDDPGASRTIAAYSDHKSQAWLVAVNMVSEGVDIPRLRVGVYGTNVLTEMYFRQVVGRFVRMQDGMPKPQRAWLYLPKDPILVHYARQIKAERDHVLEDIMPAGQRDLFGRVTVSSVKEYMPLNAVAKLDSLIGEEDPREEGDAPAVDVAVSLHERKLDLRETHRLLVASVARKTGVDHRRLNAELIARTGGRVDQATTDQLQKRIQLLERWQDKGYDGKR; translated from the coding sequence ATGAAGACGCTACCTCCCTGGACGGCTCCGCTACGCGACTGGCAGCGGCGCGCGCTCATTGCCGTTCAAAGCCATCAGACCGCGGACTTTCTCGCCATGGCGACGCCGGCGGCGGGGAAGACCCGTTTTGCCCTGCGCGTTGCGCATGAGTTTTTCGCCAAGGGCGCCGCGCGCCGTATTCTGGTCGTCTGCCCGACGAATCATCTCCGCACGCAATGGTCGGAGGCGGCCGGGAAAATCGGGTTGCAACTCGATCCGACGCTGACGAACGATCAAGCCAGCGAAGCCTCCGATTATCACGGCGCCGTCGTGACCTATCAGCAAGTCAGTCTCGCTCCGGCGATCTTTCAACGGGCCTGCACCAGCAAGCCGACGTTGCTCATTCTGGATGAGTTGCACCATGCAGGAGACGGCAAGCACTGGGGAAAAGCGCTGCGCCAGGCCTTCGATCCGGCCCTGTTCCGCCTGATTCTCTCCGGCACGCCGTTTCGTTCCGACAATAATCCGATTCCCTTCATCCGGTATGAGCAGGGCGAGAGCCGCGCGGACTTTGCGTACGGCTATACGGAAGCCATTCGCGACAGTGTGTGCCGGCCGATTGTCTTTCCCAGCTATGAAGGCGAATTGACCTGGCTCTCCGACGGCCGCGAGCATACGGCGACCTTCGAGGATGGATTAAAGTTCGATCTCCAACGCGAGCGGTTAAAGACGGCGCTGCTACAAGAGTCCTGGCTGGGCCCGGTCATTACCGACGCGCACAAGCAGCTGGTCAGGCTGCGCAAGGAAGAACAGGCCGATGCCGGCGGATTGATTGTCGCCATGGACCAGGACCATGCCCGATGGGTCTCCGAGCTGATTGGGAAAATCACCGGCACCAAGGCTGTCGTCGCCGTCTCGGACGATCCGGGCGCGTCACGGACTATCGCGGCCTATTCCGATCATAAAAGCCAAGCCTGGCTGGTCGCGGTGAACATGGTGAGCGAAGGCGTGGACATTCCGCGATTACGGGTCGGAGTCTACGGGACTAACGTGCTGACGGAGATGTATTTTCGGCAGGTGGTTGGGCGGTTCGTACGCATGCAGGATGGGATGCCCAAACCGCAACGAGCCTGGCTCTACTTGCCCAAAGATCCGATCCTGGTCCACTACGCGCGGCAAATCAAAGCCGAGCGCGATCATGTGTTGGAAGACATCATGCCGGCGGGGCAGCGGGACTTATTCGGACGGGTGACCGTATCGAGTGTGAAAGAGTATATGCCGTTGAATGCCGTGGCGAAGCTCGACTCGCTCATCGGCGAAGAGGATCCGCGCGAGGAGGGCGATGCGCCGGCGGTGGATGTTGCCGTATCGCTGCACGAACGCAAATTGGATTTGCGCGAGACACATCGTCTCTTGGTGGCGTCGGTGGCGAGAAAAACCGGCGTGGACCACCGGCGGCTCAACGCGGAATTGATCGCGCGGACCGGAGGGCGTGTCGATCAAGCGACGACCGATCAGCTGCAGAAGCGCATTCAACTCCTGGAGCGCTGGCAAGACAAAGGCTATGACGGCAAACGATAA